The Diorhabda sublineata isolate icDioSubl1.1 chromosome 6, icDioSubl1.1, whole genome shotgun sequence genome includes a window with the following:
- the LOC130445551 gene encoding adenylate kinase 9-like has translation MFECLGNDKGRRGFPRYSIRFVNHLYKGYKENTETFKPWFDREYQVTTKISIDTCNWSVWSQANKVITSVLFEIKHYFTHCHQDWPLRLCNMQVTPLEFLERQSSYKTFCPCCLHFSNMLTSGGDVPDRTGLVQWRQYYYWLCPEHVETFLKTPEAFLPPYGANALPLYLPTSLHLKLFPPNLFEDGTCVVCYKIKTVIVKGVLKYAVGYNNKTYLFDSRECLEEFMKRPTHYSFDIRFKPPENYPSLEYGELPVLGMLEQYVAKDLITAVKYISRRRPVVPGLSVSTSAAIGIGLYLKVYDKYISEEYKIRYLEGDSLFRARRKKLLDYLYKMKHTVNPYLNYQEPLPKFRMLESDDASASSSCSDKSAIL, from the coding sequence ATGTTCGAATGTTTAGGAAACGATAAGGGACGAAGAGGTTTCCCCAGATACAGTATACGTTTCGTTAATCATTTATACAAAGGTTACAAGGAAAATACGGAAACGTTCAAACCATGGTTCGATAGAGAATACCAAGTAACGACGAAAATTTCGATAGATACTTGCAATTGGTCGGTTTGGTCGCAAGCCAACAAAGTTATAACGTCGGTTTTATTCGAAATCAAACATTATTTCACGCACTGCCACCAAGATTGGCCGTTGAGGTTATGTAACATGCAAGTAACTCCCCTGGAGTTTTTGGAAAGGCAAAGTTCGTACAAAACTTTTTGTCCTTGTTGTTTGCACTTCAGTAATATGCTTACGAGCGGCGGCGACGTTCCCGATAGAACCGGTTTGGTGCAATGGAGACAATACTACTATTGGTTATGTCCCGAGCACGTGGAAACGTTTCTAAAAACTCCCGAAGCTTTTTTACCACCGTACGGAGCTAACGCGCTCCCTCTGTACTTACCGACGAGTTTACACCTCAAGTTATTCCCGCCGAATCTATTCGAAGACGGCACCTGCGTGGTTTGTTACAAAATCAAAACCGTTATAGTGAAAGGGGTGTTGAAATACGCGGTCGGCTACAATAACAAAACTTATTTGTTCGATAGCCGAGAATGCTTGGAGGAATTCATGAAAAGACCGACGCATTATTCGTTCGATATCAGATTCAAACCGCCGGAGAATTATCCTAGTTTGGAGTACGGCGAACTTCCCGTATTGGGAATGCTCGAGCAGTACGTCGCCAAGGACCTGATTACCGCCGTTAAATATATATCGAGGAGGAGACCGGTCGTACCGGGTCTGAGCGTTTCTACGTCGGCCGCTATCGGTATAGGATTGTATTTGAAAGTTTACGATAAATATATTTCGGAAGAATACAAAATTAGGTATTTGGAAGGGGATTCGTTGTTCCGTGCTAGAAGGAAGAAGTTGTTGGATTATTTGTATAAGATGAAACACACCGTCAATCCTTATCTAAATTACCAAGAACCTCTACCGAAATTTCGAATGTTGGAAAGCGACGACGCGTCGGCGTCGTCTTCTTGCAGCGATAAATCCgctatattataa
- the LOC130445555 gene encoding adenylate kinase 9-like: MRIAVSGPPKCGKTILAKRIQREYGMKIVSRGQAIRFVLTILPLSNLATNLETILRRGWEPTDEMVVRCVEAATIDPWGVTQGNSNIFGFHLLQKNSCSVPNKR; encoded by the coding sequence ATGAGAATAGCCGTATCGGGTCCCCCCAAATGCGGAAAAACTATATTGGCTAAAAGAATTCAAAGAGAATACGGCATGAAAATCGTATCTAGAGGACAAGCGATAAGATTCGTTCTAACGATTTTACCTTTATCGAATTTGGCTACCAATTTGGAAACCATATTGAGAAGAGGCTGGGAACCCACAGATGAAATGGTGGTACGGTGCGTCGAAGCCGCCACAATCGATCCATGGGGCGTTACTCAAGGTAATTCAAACATTTTCGGTTTTCATTTACTCCAAAAAAATAGTTGTTCGGTACCGAATAAACGATAA